The Primulina huaijiensis isolate GDHJ02 chromosome 9, ASM1229523v2, whole genome shotgun sequence genomic interval taagaaactcatgaatattgatgatgggtgctatgttatgaacatgaacatgaacatgaaaagaaaaggattgatttttacatgatatagagcttgttgacatcatgggtggttttaagtccaccaaagctattggccaatatatgttcatggggcgtggggttgccaaaggttgctccctgacgtccaacacagtagtagctatataataaagcaagcacggtagtacaggtcaactaatgaggctcaagtacaaaaatgaacatgaatatatgctatgatatgacatggtttaaagattcattgttgtcacgacttgatatgtatgttctttcgacgcatattgatacgtacaagtgccaacttattgagttttataaactcacatagctcatgtattacaggatcaggtagtgaagagacgtaggatgccggttcgccaatggatgcttgtgacgtgcattacctcgacaagaaccgggacttcttattgtatagcttccgcatatgtattgttcgaaaatatgtcagggtttgaaacaagttttacaatgtttatgtctaggtgtatgatgatacagaatatgtttgtatgtaagaatacgattatatatatgtgttgatgttaatgcttgagttgagtttttggtttttacaagaatgtagagacatcatgccaaaatttttataaatcgtcaaagtgatgcccttgtctgatttgcttcatactacagttatatcagtcaaaccctattttgattatggtaattatgataagtatagagtaagggtgtgacagtCTTGATGCAACGgggacatgtgattgcttatgcttcaagacagttgaagccacatgagactcgttacccaattcatgatcttgaattggcggctattgtatctgctttgaagatatggcgacattacctctacggtgagaaatttgagatttattctgatcacaagagtttgaaatacctgttttcacagtcagaattgaatatgagacagagaagatggcttgatttgctgaaagactttgattgtgaaatcaaatattatccgggaaagtcgaatgcagcagctgatgcattgagtcgaaaggtatgttctttatccttatcgacaataggtgtttccaatttgatagaagattgctgtttgtctggattgatatttgagacagatcatagaccattgagattatatgctgttcaagtcgaaccagagctgattttgagaattaaagctgctcagaaagttgatcagaatgtgcagAATTTTATATCGATGGTCAGAACAGGGCATCGATAAGAATATCAGATACGTGAcaatgtactgtatgtgaataaccgattggttgtgccagatgtttcagaattgagacaacagatattgtcagaagcgcatagcagtcgattcagcattcatcctggtggcagaaagatgtataatgacttgaaaagacagttctggtggaaacaaatgaaagctgatattgtagagtttgtatccagatgtctgaattgccaacaggtgaaagcagaaagaaagaaaccaggaggtctactgcagagtttatctattcctgaatggaaatgagatcacatttccatggattttgtgacgcaattaccgcgttcctccagaggttgtgatgcgatttgggtcgtgattgacagattgaccaaatctgcattttttattccgtacaagatgacgtacagacatgaccagatggcaaagatttatgtcagagaagtggtcagattgcacggactgccgaagtcgattgtttcagaccgtgatcctcggtttacttcacacttttggcagagtttgcagcaggctctaggtacgaagttacatctgactACCGCATGTCATCCACAgaccgacggacagtcagagcggactatccagacactggaggatatgttaagagcggtagtgcttgattttagcactagttggtaagatgcattgccactttgtgagttttcgtacaacaacagctatcagacgagtatagagatggcaccgtttgaagcgttgtacggaaagaaatgcagatctcctctgtattgggacgatatctctgaggtacctgagattggacctgatatgatcagagatatgaccgaaaaagtgaaattgattcagaagagaatgaaggcagcttggtatttgaggctggagaccgagtattcttgaagatttcacctttcaaaagagttgtcagatttggcaagaaaggaaaattgtcTCCACGTTATGTTGGGCCGTATgaaattctcgagaagataggagatagtgcctatcgactcgcattaccgccttctttatctggaatacatgatgtctttcatgtatctatgttgcggaagtatctccctgatgattctcacattattcagccagacAAAGCCGAGCTTGATGAAAGTCTAAGTTATGTAGAAAAACCGATTtagattcttgatcgtaaagaaaaacagctcagaacgaagactattccacttgtgaaagttcaatggaatcgtcatggcatcgaagaagctacctgggagactgagtcaGATATGAGGCCGAGATTCCCAGATTTATTTCgatgatgtgagtttcctatttagcttctgttatacatttctttctgatatgatttgattgcctgtgatttcggggacgaaatcagatcttagggggggagaaatgtaatgcccgagattttagtacTGTAATCAGATATTGATTTGAGATTTCAAGGGCTAAAATAAGACGTGAAAGGAGAAGCCGGGAGTCGGTGTATTAtaagccaagatgttggacagaacatctggcgcccgagcggtaggaaaagaccgcccgagcgccaatgttgaACAAGAGGAATACTTGGACAGAaggttcggcgcccgagcggtagtttgtgaccgcccgagcgccaatgttcaatagggatatgtctcggacagaacctcccgcgcccgagcggtacattgcaaccgcccgagcgccgactgaaatgtGTGAAAATAAGCCACATTTCTCTCTTATGcaacttgagatatatataaGCCAATAACTTCATTCCTTCAGAATTGAACAGAAAGAAGAATCTAGGAAAGCTacagaaatccttacgccttttcctATTTTGGATttgtgatttgtgcaagatccgcccgtcataatttcaatccgacttcagtatcgtgtttctatcgacgaaagcttcaactagacgtaatttttattgaatttgatatggtttgaaattatggtattgtcagaatcggataggattgatatatgatgttcttgagatattagacatcgtagaaccgagaacagattgaagaacagattgtttatacatttgttatgatttttctgagatggaattgagattattcagatttctgagattatggattatattggatattagttatgatttgtaattgatatatattgttgtctgaggtgacggggatatcaagactatactgttatgccgtcgaaacagaattagattgagtattgatcagaatgagtattgatatgagttgtatattgatattgttcctATTCGACACGTCATTTTAGATTGGTATTCACAGCTTCGAATTcaggacttcgacttcgtcagaactACGAAAAGagaggtataaatcaatgttaaccgggagatcgacttgggtcAGATTAGACTTTAGTTTCCCtgaatcacatacttgtatgttattggtttcatacctttatattatttgaatgaatatgcttagtctattgatttatagaaaagcagagaatagcagatagctattgagtgagagtcactgacagaggtgccagattatgacagaatagtcactggcccattgcacattgtcagaataggcattggcggatatactaagtctatggcggatatgccaagacactggatatttgatttatatcgatgttgcttaggagtggatcgattcctatctctgagattcgatatatgtgttaatgtcCAGGAACTGAGATCCCTAGAATAGAGATGAATCGAGTCTgaaatgacgagtcaaagaattttatctgtattcactaatgtgtcataaattatgatttaagttttttgatacatggtttatgtttttgtatattattttatgcattgcatttatacattgtttatattgggagtttattctcaccggagttatctggttgttgtcgtgtttgtatgtgtgcatgacaacaggtgggacaggatcagggtcaagaagaggatgagagaaaggacaagttagcgtggtgatccgaatcagaagtagttaggtttcagcacttgatatatagtagttgaaccctagtttcgtttcttgtatgttgtacaatacttgtacttttatactgatatgtatactagactgattccattacgttccgcatagtaaaaaaaaaatttagaccatatttatcttaattgattgaattattccaaGAATTATTAAGAAATGATTTAACGTCCGATCTCCACATAAAGTGTTCAGAAAGTttaaacaaaaatttcaaagaatAGAGTTTTATGACTGAATTTTAAGTTTAATTTATGATAAAGGAAGTTACCCTTCAACCCTTTTCTTTCCGTCAGTCTCGCCTTTCCccaaaatatatacacaaatacaatcaaaatcCACCATTTCTTTCTTTCGACCCCGTCATCTCTCTCTATTTATGCAAATTCTTTCATTGTTATTATTGCATtgattattgattattgattatATACACAGTTCTTCTATcacacttatatatatatatatatataaatttatatatgtattaacatataaatttgTATTGATTAACTGAGTTTTTGGTGGATTGagggaggaggagaagaagatgaGCAGTGGGGTTAAGGGAGCAATTAGGGTTTCCATTCCGAGCAGCGTTAAGGAgatgataattaatataaaagatATTACTGGGCAGAATCACACTGAAGATGAGATTTATACTGTGCTTAAGGAATGCTCCATGGATCCCAACGAGACTCTGCAGAAGCTCCTGCTTCTCGGTCACTTCCTCTTTATTTCCTTTTCTCTTCTGAGTTCTATTTGTCTAGTAACATTGTTATTGATCTGAATTCTGCTTTTGATCCGTGGCGGCAATGAGAAAGCATACTTTAATTTTTGATCTGTTGTTTCCTTGCAGCTTGATGCTTGAATGTCTTCACGTTTCTGTTTTCCTTTTCTGTGTGCATGTTGTAGATTTTGTATGGGTGTGAGAGAATAAAATACAGAcccgaaaaaaaaaatgataatggGTTTAGACCGTGGATGCAGGTTCTTTCACAGTTTCACTCGCAGCTCTTCAATTGATACGAGTAATAATTAGTTATTTTACGCACAAGAATCTGTCGTTCTTCATTTTGTAGCGGTgcaatttgttttttgtttttactgGATGGGTGAAGCTTCAGTGCATTGGTTCAAGCTGGTTTAAATTTCAGAGCTTTCTCAGGTTTATGAGTCTTTTTTGGGCCTGTGAGGTCACCCCTTTTATGTTAGAAACGTACGTCCAGCTTCATTCTTGTGTGATCAAGGCTCATGATGTTCTCTTGAAGTGTTCTTTTCCTGGAATTTGACTATTGATGTAAAAAGTAGTAGGAGCTCAGGTTGCAAGACAAAGACAGTCTTTTTCTGCTACATGTGTTTTATGGTCAGAGAGTTGTCAGATTGATTTTTTAACATTACTTTTGTGATTCCTTAGTTGATAAGCAGTGCGGAGTTTTGTTGCTAGGATAATCTGTGAAGATTTCCGTGATACATGCTCTGATAACATTACGAATTTAACTTAAGTTTGAAAGTGActaatttgttatttttcttcTGAGTTCATTTGTGTTAGTGCTTATGAAATTGTGGTTTGGGAGAAATCTGAATATACCCTCCATATCTGGTAGAGCTCATGAGGACATTTTACCATTCATGTGGATTATTTTCCAAAGCGTGCTGCTGAATGTTTTCGTATTCGTGCTGAAGTGTTTTCATACTCATGCTGATATCATATTCATCAACAGATACGTTCCATGAAGTAAAAAGAAAACGTGATAGGAGAAAAGAGGTATCGATTGCTTCTACCCATATGACGTGTATCattgtaaaataattttcccaTGTCTCGGACTCCATCTTGAACTGGACCAGATGGTGGCGAAATTTTTGTCTAAAGTTGGAAAAGAAGATTTAATGTGACTTCGTTTCTATTGCTTGGTTAGCTTTATTCGGCTGTATTCAGATGCATATTTCCATATGCTTTTTTTGCTTCATCTAATCGATTAACACTCTTTTTTTGCTTTCAATAATCTAATCAGGGAAACAATTAATCTATTCAAATATGTTCTCTTGTTTTATTGCACTCTGTAGCTATTTTAAACTGATAATTGGTTCCATCTGATTTGATCTGTTCAAAAAGGTTTTTGAAGAATAAATCTAAGATGCCTTTTCTTAGGTCATATTCATATTCTAGTACCTATCCATGCTCTACGCATAATAGGAGAATCTGCTGTATATATTATCGCCTGTATTATTTTTATCTTGCCTGGCATACTCCCATTTTAATTTAGTTTGAAAGTGGCTCTCTTAACTTACATGATTTAATTTCCCAACGCCTCTGTTTCTCTCTGTTAAAAAGGAGGAGAAGTTGAAACAAAACAATGCTTCTTTagaaataaagataaaataaaaactgtGTTTCATTTGTGTATTAGGCTGTTAAGCATTGggttaatttatattttattgcaTCTGCCATGATTCTTTCTCCATAGAGTGACTATACTGACTGCAGTAATGGCTTTTTAACTTCTAAAAGTTTTCTAGCTCCCTTTTTTGATTATGTTTCAGTTAAACTTCTATATCAAGCTTGGCAATGCTTTGGTTTAACATACCATTTACTATTCTTCAGAATCTGAACAAGGAGCCTGCAGAGTTGAGGTGGATGCCTGGTACCACCCAGACACGAGCAAACAAAGGGAGTCGAGGAAATTATTCTTCACGGTACACATCTCATGGTGAGTCTTTATTTCAGGGTCACTTGCTATTCACTCAACAAATGACCTTGGATAGGAATATTGAGTGGTTTATGTCTTAAAGCCATCgctatttattttgttttacaaTGACAATCATGCCTGCTTCACCACAAGCAAATAGATAAAGAAAATGGAAATTATATTCTGGAGAATTCATATAAAACTTAAAGTTGCTGGTtatttaatatcatatttttatttcactTGTTTTACAGCACGTTTTGTGTTCTGATCTTGTCTTTCTAGATGCTGATGGTGGAAAACGGTCTGTTGCTGTGAAGGAAATCGCTACTGATCATCTGGCAATGAAAGGAATGAGTAAGGCTCCCTTGGCGATTGCACCTGAGATGAAAAAGAATGAAACAATTTCTATTACAAGGTGATAGGTGGTTCTGAGTTGTCTCTAGTTgctttatattttcttttgtttaaaaaattagttCTCCTCTTCTAGGATTCGTTCTAATGTATAGCTTCACATTTGTGTTGCTTTTCACCTGAATGCTTTCTTATAGTTATTATCTTCGTTCTTGGCAGCCCAATAACTGATGTCTCTAATGGTCCATCTAGCATAACTACCCAGAGTACACGTGAGATTCATGCTTCTGCAAGTGGAAGTGTTAATCAATCCGAAGCAAATGAAAATGCTAGCATGAATAAATTGGAAGGACCCCTGCCAATCTCATCTCCCCTTGATTGTGTTAGAAAGGCCAGGAATCCAGAAATTGGGGATATCCATCAGCAACAAAATCTGAGTTTTATAAACAGTACACTTATGGCATCTCCGTCTGCCGCTGGATCTTTTAACTCTTCTGATCCTTTACCATTTCCTTCTCAAGATCTACCACTCCCAACTGCCGTTGCCTCTATTACCAGTGAAGTAGGAAGTCCCCACACTCATGAAGTGATCACCGATAATAATACCGAGATCAACTCTGTGTCTGCTGGAACTTGTAGGCTAATTGAGATCCTATTTCTTTGTTTATGAAACATTCTTTCGTTATTATATTCCAATGTTAGTTACTGAtggatttttcattttgaaatacTGTAATAGCTACTTTGGTTCTAACATTGTTTCGTTTATTATATTCCAATGATAATTACTGATGGATTTGTTCATTTTGAAATAATGTAATAGCTGCTTCTTGTTCTGGGAGCACCAATTTGCATCAAAAGATAACAAACGAGCTTCACGTGGTTGGAAAAAATCAGCGTGTAGTGTTTCTGCCGATTGGATCTTCTACTACAGGTGCATCTTCTGTTAGTAGTACACCTTCCTTTAAATACAACAATAGGTCTCAAGTTATTGGTCCACAAAAAGGTACAAATATTGGGTTAATACATAAAAATGTCATGGATTAGATTTGTTTTGGAATATTTCTATTATATATTATCGCTTCTGGTTTTGTTGGTGGCAGTTGCATTGTTCAACAGAATATACAGTTTTGAGTTCCTAAATACTGATTGCACAAGTATCATGATTGTTCCTATTTGGTCTTTCAGACTTATATAAGTATTGTGAATTAGGTTGGTTTTCCCTTTACTAGGATGTTCTTACGCTTCTGTCCTACCTTGGAAGGACCAATGAGGAGTAGTGGAGAGAAATTCAGCTTACAGTAGTTTGTAAATTTGACGGTCACACATCACTTCTGGTTGTTGTAAATATGAGAATTTATGGACTCGGTTCCCTTGGAAAtattaattgatatatgttttgaAAAAATCTATTATGTTTTCTAGAGTGTTGCATGAATTTTTAAGTTTCTTTTGTTCTCTTATTATTTCACTTTTGTAGGGACGGATGACCTTCAGAATATTTTGCTTGAATTCGGTAATATTTGCATCAAGTGTAGGAATAGCGAAAACCAAATAAGTCGGCTAGTTTTTTCTACTTACATTTCTGACTCTCGAAGTATGAGCCAGTGTTCGTTTTCATCATCTTCTAAAATAAACGGTCATTCtctttcaaaataattactGGAACTACATCAGTCCCtaagtttatttttgttttattcaaaccaaaaataaacttttgaatttgaaaatatatcacATCACTGAATCTGACATTGCTCTTTCAAATAGCAAAATATCATAtcacttttcaaatttttcttagCAAGCGAGTTATAAACTCTTTGAAGCCCCACATTAAGGCCTCCATAAGATTGTGTACTTGACGTGTTGCGTCCACAAATGTATTGCGGATAGTTAAAATTGCATGTTTGATATATAACTGGAGTTCTTGTGTGGTTTCTTCAGTGGGTGCTGGCAAAGAGTGGAAACCAAAGTCAACGAGTTTTTCCAGTACTGGCCAGGTTTCTGCCACCACTGTCGTATCTAAGGTTTCTATAAGTTATCCTGAATCACTGCCTATACCTGTTGCCATTGGTTCGAAAGAAGCTACTCTGGAACTACAGAAGAAGTTAGAGGATTCACACCTTTCTGATGTTCAACATGTTATTATGCCCAGCCACCTACATGTTCCTGAAACTGAAAAACTCTGGTTTCGTTTCGGAAGTTTTGATGTTAACTTCAATTTAGATAAGAGCCAAATTGGCGGGCCTGAAAATGATGAAAGTCAGCCTCTTTCTGAATCATATGAGGCTATAAATGAATCTATGAAGCAACTTCCTTTAAGGTACTTTTCTTTTATCCTCAAGAATTGGATTTAGTATCTGCTCTGTATCATGTTATTCATTCGGTGTTATGATGCTCTTGATGTTCTAATTCATGTGTCAGAGATTTTCATGTCTTAAACGTTGGTCTTGGCTCATTGAACATACTTTTGTCAATATGTTTTCTTCTGTTCATGTGTTGCAGCTTGTAGGTGTTGTTATGCTTATACCTTAGGCAATTAGCATGTATGTAGCTGATAGACTAAAAAAGAACTGAATGAGAACTGGTTTTGGATTTGATTTTGATGACTGAGGATTGTATGTTAAGATCGTACTGTACATGTGCGAATCAATCCAGACTGTATTGAAAATTGAATCATCAATATCCTCCCGCAGTGCTTTGGAACTTTGACAATGACAGTGTCGCTCTTGATGCTCTAATCTAAAGTTTTAAATGGTTTCATTTATGGATACTTCATCTTATCATAGAAGTTTTTTGCAATTCTTGATGAGATATTGTTTCAATAAGAACTCATCACTTAAACATGAATAGAAACCTCTTCACAGTATGCTGAATAATTGCCAAGTGTCTAGACAACAATTCTTGCATAAAGATCTGTTTTGAAATTGGCTGCAGTTTTATGCACTCTGAATCACTCATATGATATTCTCGGTGTTTTCGTTGTTTGTATCATCAAAGTTTCAGctaatatttttggaaaaaggCAAGAAATTCAATTGTAAATATCATCTTTCGAACAGATTTTAAcccattttttcttcttttttctcatAGAAATATGTTTTATCTCTTTTTAGACTTGCCGACATAATCATGATTCtatatttagatttattaatttcaaaaaatattctatgatgttattttatttcatctaaatatactatttattaaaatttttgtgaACTTCATTTCTTTGGTTCTGAATCTAGACGAATGGGTAGTCCAATCATGATTGAAGGTCTAGAAGACCTAGAATGTGAAACTTTCGCTCTTTAGgatattttcttcaaaaaactTGAGATACTCGAGAAGATATAGATTATATGATTAAAGCATGATAAATGAAATAGAAGATGACATCAGGAGTCTTATGCTATATAAGGATGTGTAGCGCCCCTATCCGAGCCACTATTAAACAAACTAATaaacatgcaacattaaaacttaatacaacaattaaacaacggaaaccaaataacttaattatcttacaacccaaacgaaaacagaacaaataacaacaatcttaaacattaatacaaccctatcgaaaacataattctgaacgagaaaacgataaactacataaaacctccactggatcaccaccgaaaacccaactgctctagccactgccttggtcgtccgaaccgtccaacctaagacctgtccCGTGgcatggggtgcccaagatgaaaacaaggacgtgagcgacaatcgcccaatacgagaatgtacgagtatacaaactgatatgatgcatgcgaaaatgcaatatgctcggatatcaaggatcaagtcaagaatctcatgctcagtctagaagCGCCTGAGTGTGTCGTCTttgatctgccctaggcatgttttggctctaAAACTCATCATCATGACGACGTATAGTGTCCAGATCATCAGAGCCCGCGAGTCTTGttggacactgtagctctcgatgccccatgacaatcgtccacaatacagaatagggctgagaggccccaacaaacgaggtatatttcaaaagatatcaggcttaacatgatatgtcatgcataatatgccaaagcagtaaaacatgtatcatgcaacagataaatatgcaatatttaagtgtgtatactacgcttggatatctcagtcagtaaatcacgtacctcactaaaacaatatgacagaaagctctgagcctagacaataccaacaatatgaaatcactatcaaaccagatcctgaattaccaaacatgctataaagttcttcctaaaggctttaggattatacctgcgtccttcgtcagcccgctgatgatgtctcgatctcagttcaccgaccccccctcgagtcgacactagctccgaaacttcccgacaccaaagtgccctagaacctagctagaaaacctaaggtataaggctagaaatctctctgaaggatgcggtgtagggAACAAAAGAATTCAGCTTttatttataggctgcatccggactattcAAGAAAATCTGAATCAATCTTATttgccacgtgtcagaatctcattcgtctagttggatttctcgagataatgtaatctgaagtagatcgggttatccatttaaaatttggTGGATCCCAATAGCTTGATCCCAAATTATCATTtccttaataatacttaatttacaactctttaattatctcttaatttgtacttcattcaaaataaggattcgggtcattacatcctCCCCTCATTacaaagatttcgtcctcgaaatcagaaCTGAAGTACAATACAATTGAATAAAATACAACTCATGATTACAAAGATACATCTCAAAACAAATGTGGATACTCTAAGCGCATACGACTCTCTAACTCCCAAGTCGCCTCTGTAGTACCTCGGCGTTGCCATTGCACTAGAACAAGTGGAATGATTTTGTTTCTgagctttttctctttcctaccCAGGATTAAAAGCGGCTGTTCGACATAAGTCAAGTCTTCTTCAAGTTGAACATCTGTCGGACCAAAAACATGCGATTCATCTGCTACATACCGCCGTAGCaacgatacatgaaagacattatgaatgCTGGACAGATACGGCGCAAAGCCAATCGATATaccaaatttccaacacattccaagatctcaaaaggtccgatgaatcttgAGACTAATTTTCCCTTGAGTCCAAATCTC includes:
- the LOC140983744 gene encoding GBF-interacting protein 1-like isoform X1, producing MSSGVKGAIRVSIPSSVKEMIINIKDITGQNHTEDEIYTVLKECSMDPNETLQKLLLLDTFHEVKRKRDRRKENLNKEPAELRWMPGTTQTRANKGSRGNYSSRYTSHDADGGKRSVAVKEIATDHLAMKGMSKAPLAIAPEMKKNETISITSPITDVSNGPSSITTQSTREIHASASGSVNQSEANENASMNKLEGPLPISSPLDCVRKARNPEIGDIHQQQNLSFINSTLMASPSAAGSFNSSDPLPFPSQDLPLPTAVASITSEVGSPHTHEVITDNNTEINSVSAGTSASCSGSTNLHQKITNELHVVGKNQRVVFLPIGSSTTGASSVSSTPSFKYNNRSQVIGPQKVGAGKEWKPKSTSFSSTGQVSATTVVSKVSISYPESLPIPVAIGSKEATLELQKKLEDSHLSDVQHVIMPSHLHVPETEKLWFRFGSFDVNFNLDKSQIGGPENDESQPLSESYEAINESMKQLPLSSQNAVTVVKDSEIKYPDEPQSPSQEPENFLSSEGEVPSSIIPDYSKSKQEVGPGSHQHPAVHTSSNYNFGFIPPVLSNQVSPLESSDTQARDVPRLPGFAVQQPLDPTSYYGQFYRSTVDSDGRISPFNPAVTTNKYAGCASIPVQTCQSPQELQGGVPFILSSSPTPLVTQTAGVMQSSVTSAQQPLHVFRQPTGIHMPHYPPNYIPYGPYFSPFYVPPQAILQFLSNGGFPQQPQANNIYPTPPGTAGKYSVSQYKQGSNTGSSTQIGMPGSFGPYDHSMANYTSSSSSAAVCSTSNEDFSASQIKENIYASGQQSESSGVWFTTPSRDISNLQASSFYNLPQGQLAFAPTQPGPGTFTSIFHHAQAVTAATVHPLLQQSQSITTPADIVGPTAHVYQQPQHIQLNWPTNY
- the LOC140983744 gene encoding GBF-interacting protein 1-like isoform X4 — translated: MSSGVKGAIRVSIPSSVKEMIINIKDITGQNHTEDEIYTVLKECSMDPNETLQKLLLLDTFHEVKRKRDRRKENLNKEPAELRWMPGTTQTRANKGSRGNYSSRYTSHDADGGKRSVAVKEIATDHLAMKGMSKAPLAIAPEMKKNETISITSPITDVSNGPSSITTQSTREIHASASGSVNQSEANENASMNKLEGPLPISSPLDCVRKARNPEIGDIHQQQNLSFINSTLMASPSAAGSFNSSDPLPFPSQDLPLPTAVASITSEVGSPHTHEVITDNNTEINSVSAGTSASCSGSTNLHQKITNELHVVGKNQRVVFLPIGSSTTGASSVSSTPSFKYNNRSQVIGPQKVGAGKEWKPKSTSFSSTGQVSATTVVSKVSISYPESLPIPVAIGSKEATLELQKKLEDSHLSDVQHVIMPSHLHVPETEKLWFRFGSFDVNFNLDKSQIGGPENDESQPLSESYEAINESMKQLPLSSQNAVTVVKDSEIKYPDEPQSPSQEPENFLSSEGEVPSSIIPDYSKSKQEVGPGSHQHPAVHTSSNYNFGFIPPVLSNQVSPLESSDTQARDVPRLPGFAQPLDPTSYYGQFYRSTVDSDGRISPFNPAVTTNKYAGCASIPVQTCQSPQELQGGVPFILSSSPTPLVTQTAGVMQSSVTSAQQPLHVFRQPTGIHMPHYPPNYIPYGPYFSPFYVPPQAILQFLSNGGFPQQPQANNIYPTPPGTAGKYSVSQYKQGSNTGSSTQIGMPGSFGPYDHSMANYTSSSSSAAVCSTSNEDFSASQIKENIYASGQQSESSGVWFTTPSRDISNLQASSFYNLPQGQLAFAPTQPGPGTFTSIFHHAQAVTAATVHPLLQQSQSITTPADIVGPTAHVYQQPQHIQLNWPTNY
- the LOC140983744 gene encoding GBF-interacting protein 1-like isoform X3; translated protein: MSSGVKGAIRVSIPSSVKEMIINIKDITGQNHTEDEIYTVLKECSMDPNETLQKLLLLDTFHEVKRKRDRRKENLNKEPAELRWMPGTTQTRANKGSRGNYSSRYTSHDADGGKRSVAVKEIATDHLAMKGMSKAPLAIAPEMKKNETISITSPITDVSNGPSSITTQSTREIHASASGSVNQSEANENASMNKLEGPLPISSPLDCVRKARNPEIGDIHQQQNLSFINSTLMASPSAAGSFNSSDPLPFPSQDLPLPTAVASITSEVGSPHTHEVITDNNTEINSVSAGTSASCSGSTNLHQKITNELHVVGKNQRVVFLPIGSSTTGASSVSSTPSFKYNNRSQVIGPQKVGAGKEWKPKSTSFSSTGQVSATTVVSKVSISYPESLPIPVAIGSKEATLELQKKLEDSHLSDVQHVIMPSHLHVPETEKLWFRFGSFDVNFNLDKSQIGGPENDESQPLSESYEAINESMKQLPLSSQNAVTVVKDSEIKYPDEPQSPSQEPENFLSSEGEVPSSIIPDYSKSKQEVGPGSHQHPAVHTSSNYNFGFIPPVLSNQVSPLESSDTQARDVPRLPGFAVQQPLDPTSYYGQFYRSTVDSDGRISPFNPAVTTNKYAGCASIPVQTCQSPQEGGVPFILSSSPTPLVTQTAGVMQSSVTSAQQPLHVFRQPTGIHMPHYPPNYIPYGPYFSPFYVPPQAILQFLSNGGFPQQPQANNIYPTPPGTAGKYSVSQYKQGSNTGSSTQIGMPGSFGPYDHSMANYTSSSSSAAVCSTSNEDFSASQIKENIYASGQQSESSGVWFTTPSRDISNLQASSFYNLPQGQLAFAPTQPGPGTFTSIFHHAQAVTAATVHPLLQQSQSITTPADIVGPTAHVYQQPQHIQLNWPTNY